A section of the Pimelobacter simplex genome encodes:
- the ruvC gene encoding crossover junction endodeoxyribonuclease RuvC, with product MRVLGIDPGLTRCGLGVVEGSIGRPLSLVDVSVVRTSSDLAVPERLVTIEKGIDARLDEYRPDAVAIERIFARSDVSTIMGTAQAAGIAMVCAARRGLPVALHTPSEVKAAVSGNGRADKAQVGMMVTRILRLDAMPKPADAADALALAITHIWRGGSQARIDAALAAARPTRSRIPGGAR from the coding sequence GTGCGCGTGCTCGGGATCGACCCGGGGCTGACCCGCTGCGGCCTCGGCGTGGTCGAGGGCTCGATCGGGCGGCCGCTGAGCCTCGTCGACGTGAGCGTCGTGCGGACGTCGTCCGACCTCGCCGTCCCCGAGCGCCTGGTCACCATCGAGAAGGGCATCGACGCCCGGCTCGACGAGTACCGCCCCGACGCGGTCGCCATCGAGCGGATCTTCGCCCGCTCCGACGTCAGCACGATCATGGGCACCGCCCAGGCCGCCGGCATCGCCATGGTGTGCGCGGCCCGGCGCGGGCTGCCGGTCGCGCTCCACACGCCGAGCGAGGTCAAGGCCGCGGTCTCCGGCAACGGCCGCGCCGACAAGGCCCAGGTCGGCATGATGGTCACCCGGATCCTGCGCCTCGACGCGATGCCCAAGCCGGCCGACGCGGCCGACGCGCTCGCGCTCGCCATCACCCACATCTGGCGCGGTGGCAGCCAGGCGCGCATCGACGCCGCGCTCGCCGCCGCCCGACCGACCCGCTCTCGCATCCCCGGAGGAGCCCGATGA
- a CDS encoding YebC/PmpR family DNA-binding transcriptional regulator — protein MSGHSKWATTKHKKAAIDAKRGKLFAKLIKNIEIAAKMGGPDPTGNPTLYDAIQKAKKQSVPNKNIDSAVKRGGGLEGGGVDYETIMYEVYGPQGVALLVECLTDNRNRAAMEVRTAVTRNGGTMADPGSVSRLFTRKGVVMVAKAQDGKDVSEDDVLEATLDAGAEEVNDHGDSFEVQSEATDVVAVRTALQQAGIDYDSAEVQFVASMDIPVADPVAAGKVFKLVDAVDDLDDVQNVFSNADIPDEVLDQIED, from the coding sequence ATGTCTGGCCACTCCAAGTGGGCGACCACCAAGCACAAGAAGGCCGCGATCGACGCCAAGCGAGGCAAGCTCTTCGCGAAGCTGATCAAGAACATCGAGATCGCGGCCAAGATGGGCGGCCCCGACCCGACGGGCAACCCGACCCTCTACGACGCCATCCAGAAGGCCAAGAAGCAGTCGGTCCCCAACAAGAACATCGACTCCGCGGTCAAGCGCGGCGGTGGCCTCGAGGGCGGCGGCGTCGACTACGAGACGATCATGTACGAGGTCTACGGCCCCCAGGGCGTCGCACTCCTCGTCGAGTGCCTCACCGACAACCGCAACCGCGCCGCGATGGAGGTCCGCACCGCGGTCACCCGCAACGGCGGCACCATGGCCGACCCCGGCTCGGTCTCGCGCCTGTTCACCCGCAAGGGCGTCGTCATGGTCGCCAAGGCCCAGGACGGCAAGGACGTCTCCGAGGACGACGTCCTCGAGGCCACCCTCGACGCCGGTGCCGAAGAGGTCAACGACCACGGCGACAGCTTCGAGGTCCAGTCCGAGGCCACCGACGTCGTCGCCGTCCGCACCGCCCTCCAGCAGGCCGGCATCGACTACGACTCCGCCGAGGTCCAGTTCGTCGCCTCCATGGACATCCCCGTCGCCGACCCGGTCGCGGCCGGCAAGGTGTTCAAGCTGGTCGACGCGGTCGACGACCTCGACGACGTGCAGAACGTCTTCTCCAACGCCGACATCCCGGACGAGGTGCTCGACCAGATCGAGGACTGA
- the pdxT gene encoding pyridoxal 5'-phosphate synthase glutaminase subunit PdxT: MPAIGVFALQGDVREHLQTLTALGADAFPVRRPAELARCDGLVLPGGESTTMSKLARTFELLEPLRERISGGMPTFGTCAGMILLADRIEGGTADQETIGGLDVTVRRNAFGRQVDSFEADLPFEGLDAPVHAVFIRAPWVEATGPSVEVLARAQGHPVAVRQGHLMATSFHPEVEGDGRVHRLFVDMVASSGVRAQG; encoded by the coding sequence GTGCCCGCCATCGGTGTCTTCGCCCTCCAGGGCGACGTCCGTGAACACCTGCAGACCCTGACCGCCCTCGGCGCCGACGCCTTCCCGGTACGACGGCCCGCCGAGCTCGCCCGCTGCGACGGCCTCGTGCTGCCCGGCGGCGAGTCGACGACGATGTCCAAGCTGGCGCGGACCTTCGAGCTCCTCGAGCCGCTGCGCGAGCGGATCTCGGGCGGGATGCCGACCTTCGGCACCTGCGCCGGGATGATCCTGCTCGCCGACCGGATCGAGGGCGGTACCGCCGACCAGGAGACGATCGGCGGCCTCGACGTCACCGTCCGCCGCAACGCGTTCGGCCGCCAGGTCGACTCGTTCGAGGCCGACCTGCCCTTCGAGGGGCTCGACGCGCCGGTGCACGCGGTCTTCATCCGGGCACCGTGGGTGGAGGCGACCGGCCCGTCGGTCGAGGTGCTCGCCCGGGCTCAGGGACACCCGGTCGCCGTACGGCAGGGGCACTTGATGGCGACGTCCTTCCACCCCGAGGTCGAGGGCGACGGCCGGGTGCACCGGCTGTTCGTGGACATGGTGGCGAGCAGCGGGGTTCGGGCGCAGGGATAG
- a CDS encoding signal peptidase I — MTKTLRIGREALLWTGGVLGALCLLALLAGRLLDVTPLVFTSGSMSPTYDAGALGIAHEVPAADIAVGDVVSVRDARGDRVTHRVLAVEHRGERSVLTLRGDANDVTDAQTYQVASADRVVAGVPYAGYVLDLAASPFGLAATGLGVLGLLWLGFGPRPGGGDRPARSRGSRLVAPAGVATALALGGALGVSGQVPWAFTSAYWTDSASATATASRATVAPPAAPVLVAPCTTTNGSSPYNLNWTWGPGNPDSFAVVYSVNPGGTRVTTFPGTARSGATVAINNEAGNFKLVAIVNGVQSAVSNQANYQGNGGSKTCTVVP, encoded by the coding sequence GGATCGGCCGCGAAGCGCTCCTGTGGACCGGCGGGGTGCTCGGCGCCCTCTGCCTGCTCGCCCTCCTCGCCGGGCGGCTGCTCGACGTGACGCCGCTGGTGTTCACGTCCGGCTCGATGAGCCCCACCTACGACGCGGGCGCGCTCGGCATCGCCCACGAGGTCCCGGCCGCCGACATCGCGGTCGGCGACGTCGTCAGCGTCCGCGACGCCCGCGGCGACCGGGTCACCCACCGGGTGCTCGCCGTCGAGCACCGGGGCGAGCGGAGCGTGCTGACCCTGCGGGGCGACGCCAACGACGTCACCGACGCCCAGACCTACCAGGTGGCCTCCGCCGACCGTGTCGTCGCCGGCGTGCCCTACGCGGGCTACGTCCTCGACCTCGCGGCCAGCCCGTTCGGTCTGGCCGCCACCGGCCTCGGCGTCCTCGGCCTGCTCTGGCTGGGCTTCGGGCCGCGCCCCGGCGGCGGTGACCGTCCGGCGCGCTCGCGCGGCTCCCGGCTCGTGGCGCCGGCGGGCGTCGCGACCGCACTCGCGCTCGGCGGGGCGCTCGGCGTCTCGGGTCAGGTGCCGTGGGCCTTCACGTCGGCGTACTGGACCGACTCGGCCTCCGCTACCGCGACCGCGAGCCGGGCCACGGTGGCGCCGCCCGCCGCGCCCGTCCTCGTCGCGCCCTGCACCACCACCAACGGCAGCAGCCCCTACAACCTGAACTGGACCTGGGGCCCCGGCAACCCGGACTCGTTCGCGGTCGTCTACAGCGTCAACCCCGGCGGCACCCGGGTCACGACGTTCCCCGGCACCGCCCGTTCCGGCGCCACGGTCGCGATCAACAACGAGGCCGGCAACTTCAAGCTCGTCGCCATCGTCAACGGCGTCCAGTCGGCCGTCTCCAACCAGGCGAACTACCAGGGGAACGGCGGTAGCAAGACCTGCACGGTCGTGCCGTAA